A region of the Candidatus Bathyarchaeum sp. genome:
TATGGTAACTCGTCAGGGAACACGGTTTCAGAGAACATTGTAACCCACAATAATCGTTCCATAGAACTCATTAACGCCCACAACAACATGGTTACAGAAAACAACATAACAAACGCCCTGATTTCAGGAATATCCCTTGACGAATCCACAGGCAATACCCTCTCCAAAAACAGAATCTCGGAACTGGCAGACGGAATGGGTGCTCTTATGCTGTGGGAATCCTTAGACAACACCGTAACTAAAAACCTGCTTTATAACGGAACAATATCAGTTTTAGTTGGCTGCACGGGCAACACCATTTCAGAAAATTATTTCATAGAAAGCAACTACGGAATTTACGTAGGCGAATCGTCAGGAAACAAGTTTTATCACAATTACTTCCTTGATGTTGTCCAACCAGTCCTTGACAGCCAAACTTCTGCCGATTTGTTTTCCGAAAACAGTTGGGACAACGGAATAGAAGGCAACTACTGGAGCCAATACAACGGAACAGACAATGACGATAACGGAATTGGGGACTCCATATATTCTTTATATGGAAATAACCAAGACAACTTCCCCCTCATGGATTTTCCTGCAGTATCCACTGACCCAGATGCAACAATAAAACCCAGTTCAGCTGAGTCTAGTTTACCTGCAGAAGTTATTATTGGAATCGCAGTTATTGCTACCATAATATGCATTGTAGCGGCAATTAAACTCTGGAAAAAATAGAATCAAACAGCTTTTGGTTTCTATTTTTTTCTG
Encoded here:
- a CDS encoding right-handed parallel beta-helix repeat-containing protein codes for the protein MMKTRAVSLIVVVVLLFSTLAVSVVGASSSPKTITVPDDYETIHEAIDAANNGDTIAVTAGTYNEDWVSVNKSVSVVGDNQKTVLHYHSSLGFVVTADNVHINGFTVTGSEATQGYAISVSGAKGCVITHNQLTDNHVGISIYGNSSGNTVSENIVTHNNRSIELINAHNNMVTENNITNALISGISLDESTGNTLSKNRISELADGMGALMLWESLDNTVTKNLLYNGTISVLVGCTGNTISENYFIESNYGIYVGESSGNKFYHNYFLDVVQPVLDSQTSADLFSENSWDNGIEGNYWSQYNGTDNDDNGIGDSIYSLYGNNQDNFPLMDFPAVSTDPDATIKPSSAESSLPAEVIIGIAVIATIICIVAAIKLWKK